In Phaenicophaeus curvirostris isolate KB17595 chromosome 9, BPBGC_Pcur_1.0, whole genome shotgun sequence, the DNA window CAGGAGCCACCTGGGCCTCTGTGAGACACACAGGAAGGGTCAGGCAGAGCCGGAGCCCACAGCAAACCGGTGATGCTGGCTCCGGCGGCCACGCTGCAGGGTCAACAGCCCTAGccaggggtgcaggaggggacCACAGCCGAGGAACGCCTCGGCCTGAGGAGCCGGGGCTCCTGGCACGTGGAGGGAGGAGGGTGGTCAATCACTACCTGCGCCCCAGAGCGCGCGACACTGCTCGCTGTGCGAGGGGCAGGCCCCGTTGTAGCAGTAGCCGTTGCCGTTCTGGCAGGAGATGCCGTTCTCCTGGAAGACATCCTCTGGGCACTCGGCACTGAGGCCGCTGCAGTACTCGGGCAGGTCGCAGTCATTCGTACTGGCCCGGCAAAGCACACCTGCAGCCTTCACCTGCGCGGGAGAGAGGACGCTGGCACTGCCTCAAGGCTCTCGCCTTCCCACATCCACGTGGGAACCACAGCCCGGCAACACTCGTCTTCCAAACATCTCCCAGCACCCCACGGATCCAGAGAGGGCACCTTGTGCTGCTCTAGCACAAAGACGTTTGCCGCTGACTGAGCTGCTGGGCAGGATGGAGGCGCTGTCAGGCCTCGGACCGGGTCTCCCCACAGTTAATTGTCTCCCTACAGGCAATGCCAGTGCTTTGCTTTTAGTCTGGACTTGTCCCAGGGTCCTCTTCCAGCCCTGTCTCCTCACATCAAGGCATTTCTTACACCTCTGTGTGGGAACCAGTGCAAGTAACATGATGTTCTCTTGGACAAACAGACTGGCAAAGGCAGGGGACCTGGGTCTGGATGCCAGAACAGAGGCTGCTTCACCTTCCCAACCGCTTCCACCTGAGAAGCTGAGGGTCCACACAGGGAGAGCATCGAATGGGAAGTTTGATTCTAGTTTGATTATGTCCCAGACTGTTGGGTGCACTTGGCTCTGGGCAGGCTGCTCGAGGTCCACCAGGCTCTCCAGCAAGGCTATGGACACACCTTGCCTCTAGTGGGAGGCTCTGGAGGAGCTCGGGGCAGTGCTGGGCATCCCGTCCCCCCGCAGTGACGTACCTTGCAGTCCTGGCAGCAGTCCCCCTGCGCGCACTCAGCTCCCTCTCTCAGCTGGCAAGTGGTGGCATTGCAGCAGCGGTCAGAGCACTCCTGCAAGAACAGAGGGACTGAAACCCTCCCAAAACGACCCTGAAAgatcctttcctttctttccaggagGACCTAGCTGCCACGTCACCAAGTGTCAATGGCAGTGCAGCCACATGGGGCAAACCCACAACATCATCCCAGGTATGAATCACTCCTGCCACCTCTTTACCCCCATTACCAACCCTAAACCAAAGGACCAGAAGAGGTTTCTCAGGAGATGAGACCTGACCTGGTATCCTGCTCCCTGGGAGCATCTTTTTGCAGTCTCCAAAGAGATTTtaagaaagagaagacagaaggaTCTCCGTGTTCTCTGCATCAAGGGAGTGTGCCTTCAGGTCCCTGAGCAGGGTTGTGACCCAGGGATTTATTCCAGAATCGTTGCCTGGCCATTTGTCTCAAATCTCCCCCCTGCAGTGTGGTGATGGGCACGGCTCTTGAAAGGACAACAAGCCATGATGTCCCCTTCCTTGGATCTCCCCTGCTGAGGACATTGTGGGGGATGTCCATCTTTCCTAGGAAAGCTTCTGCTAAAATCATAGCCAGCTACATGAAAGCAGGGCACACATCCAAGTTATCAAATATCCTCTACAGTTATTTTTTGGCAGAACCATCAGGAACACTAGGGAGATGACTCTTGCAAAGCATGATGTCCAAGGGAAGAGGCTTGCACAACTTTTTCCAAGTCTGAATGACAGGTCCGAGGTTCCTGCCACCTGGGGCTCTCCGAGAACATCCCTACCTCCGGTGTGCCGCAATCACACTGCTCTCCACGCTCCACAAACTGGTTCCCGCACACCGGCCCCCCGTACAGCTCATCGGTCCGAGGGACGTTCAGCAGGCAGCTGGTCCTGGGGTCCCCAAGGAACTGCCACATGTCCTGCTCGCTGCAGCGGCTGAAGAGCTTGGGGTAAACCAGGCTGAAGGGGCACAAAACCAGGCAGTCATGAGCAGAGATGAGAGAGTTGGAGGGCCCTCACACCCCCACCAGCCCAGGAAGAAGCTGGAGAGCCACCAACAGGCTCAAAAAGCACGAGTAGACCATTGAAGTGCAGCTTCAAGTGGAGTCCACCCAGATCTGACCATCTCACAGGCTCTGCCCCATCAGGACAGCGCCAGAGGACACCTCCAAATATTTGCTGCCCAGGTACACTCTCCCCTTCTCACCCAACACTCGCTGCCATGACACATCCTCCATCAGCTTTGGGGACAGGACAGCGGCAGCCAGCAACATCTTCATCGTGAGACATCCCCAGGTTGTGCCCCATCTCGTGAGCCATGGTGGACGCAGCACCTATAGGATTCACGCTGTGGTCCTGTGGGACAAGGAGTGCAGGGTGGTTCAAGTGCTCCCCGCAGCATCTCCACAAGGGTCTGCTGGGGGGTTCttcaacccctccctgccaggtCTCGCTGCTGACTGCAATTCATCCCCTAATGGTGCCATGACAAggtaatagaaaagaaaatctggacTTGGTCCCATGGCCCCTGAAGACCTCCAGACTTGGCTTTCAGGGGTGTAAGTGAGCGTAGAGATAGCAGCTACCCTGAAACAATGCTTTGTGGTGGTTCTGGACAGTCACAGTTCCCATGGCTGACCACTCCCACTCCAGCAAAGGATGCCCAGCCCGGGGAGGGTTGAGGAGCACAGGCCGGATGGCTGAGGAGCAACGGTCAATCAAGTCCCACCTCGCAGGTGGTGGGAGAAGCCCTGTGTCCGTGGAGTTGCTTTGGGAGGCTCTTCAGGGCTCAGGTGTATCACAGCCCTCCACAAGCACCCGGCTGGTTTTCCACAACTACCCTCGCCCTGTGGCCCTGACACTTCTCCGGGGGCCGGTCGCTCAAAGGCTGGAGATGCCAGGGACCAGATCCAGCCCTAAGGCTGCAGAGGGGGAAAGCTGAACACCAGCAGAGGAGACCCGCTCCGGAAAATATAATGCAGGGAGCGCAGACCATGGGGTTGTTGCTGTGCCCCTAGCGCGTGTACGGGAAGTGAGACCCACCTGGTTGATGCCACCCGAGTCTCTGGTGCACATCACAAGCTTCTTGGCGAGCCCTACGGTGGTGCCATGGAAGTCTACGCCCCTGCGGAATTGAGATACCGCTGAGCCCACgtggcctgggcagcaggagggctgcaaggatgGCAAGGTCCTTACGTGATCAGCTGGGCGTTGTCGTGTggcttcctctgcagcagctctACCTCCCGCCAGTGGAGGAAGTTGTCCAGCATCACCTCCGGGTTGGGACTGACCACAATTTTGTCCTTATGGCTCCACACCTCCAAGCCGATCAAGGCCACCCGCAGGCGAAGAGGCTGATAAAGCTGCGGTGGGAGAGAGCCCAGAGAAAGTGCTTAGATTTGAACTACACAAGCAGAAGGAAGgtcccagcttccctggggaaccgCAACCAACCCCTGGACCCCACCTGACTGTGCAACATTAGCTCTGTCTCAATAAATAAGACAAGCAGGGGTGACCACGTAGATGTAGTACACCCCGGATTCCCTCTTGACCAGTAagggctgggaagctgctcccATGCTGCTGACCAGAGTGAGGCTGAAGTAAGGCAAGTAGAACACATCTGCTCCGTTTTGAGAGTGGCCATGGGGCATGAAGAACGTTCTTGCCCTTTGCTTTATGAGAGCTGTGAGGCAGCCACCCCGTGCTCCTGAGGACCTAGGGCTGAGCAGCTTGCCATGTCCACCCCGCTGGCCAAAGGAGTTGGTGACCACGCAGCAGCCCACCTACGGGCTTGAGATGAACTCCATCACCAAGCTAACCTCTCCTCCACCCGCATTCATGCCCATGCAGGATCTGTGGGACACGTGTGGTAGCAGGGAGGGCAGATGCAGAACCCTGGGCTCACCTTGTCAACGTGGTTCACGATTTCCTTCATGCGGTTCTGCACTGTGCGCAAGTCCTTGTGTTTCCTGAACTACAGGAGGGACATAGACAGATTTCCAGGCTGGCTTCGACCCTCCTCACTGCCGTGGTCGACAGCGGGCACTGGCGTGCCTGGTTCGTGCTTACCTCCTCGTTGTCCACAACCAGGACCAGCTCCACATATCGGAGACTTCTGTGTAAGGGCAGTGATTtctggaagggaagaggaaagtgaGTGGAAAGAGGGGCTTAGTTCTGCAGCTTGCCAAGCCCTGCGGTTGACGCATCTGTGGCATGTGTTTCATCCTGGGGCAACTTCTAATGATATTCAAGGCAAAGTAGGTCTTCTAGCTCAGCTTTCTGTTCTTAATTTGCAGAGTATTTCAGACATCTTCCAACACACAAGGAACAAACAACCCTGCTACTGGGATAAGGCACAAGAGAAGCTCTGCAGGCATCGTGGAGCTCATGGGGTAGGAGGATGCTCCTCCTAATGGTACAGGACCTAAGGACTTGTTCCCACCAGGAGCCTGGCCACTGGGAGCAATCAATAATGCATGGAAGAGGAGCGTCTCCAAGAGATGCTGATTGAccctccttctctcctgaaCTTCCCAGGACCTAGGCTCTTGCAAACTCAGCTACAGGAAGGAGGAGTAATGCAATCCTTAACCCAGCGGTGGAGCTTCATGGCTGCAGGATTTTTTGGTTCGTGGTCGTATTCCAGGATTGCACTGGACTCTGGGCAGGTGCCGCGCTTGCCCCGCAGGTGAGCTGCTCTGTACACGGCGTGCTGGCCAGCCGCGTCCTCCTCCAGGGGCTCCAGCAGGAAGGTGGTCCCATTCACCCGGAAAAACCCACTGCCAAGAAAGAGGGTGGCTGTCAGGTCGGGAAGATGTCAGGCAAAACACAGACAGACCCTACAGGCACCCATGCAAGCGCCTATGATACAAAATAGAACTGCTAGGAAAGCCTTCCTGGTTCCCATTGACAGCGTGGAAGAGCTACAGGCCACCAGTGGGACATGACAGCCAGGACCTTCTGGCCACATGGATGAACCAACACTCGACGCGAAGCCCCAGGCAGCCCTTGGGCAGCGTGTGAAGGCCCACGTTGCTGGACAGAGGAACAGAGGCAGAAGCTCACAGAAAAGCAAGGGACTGGCTGCGTCTTCCCTGCAACCTCACCTGGCCCAAGAGCACGtcgaggagctgctgcaggacagAGCTGACCTGGGGCatgtggggagagggggagcaATCTGAGCATGTCCATGGCATTTGCTTTTGGAAGCTGCAGAAGCGCTGGATGAACCGAAGGACTGCTGGGGGGAGCTAAACACTGACTGCTGGGTTGGGAGGGAGCAGACCGTGGCTTGGCATCTGTTGCTGGTGGTAGAGGGACCATCTGGTATTTTGGGCAGCAGAAATGTCCCAGGGTTCAGCAAGAACTGCCTAGTGCTGCCAGGCCAAGTTTCACACAGCATTTCTGCTGAGCAGCTCTAGTCTTCAAGATACTTTCTGTAAGATGGCCCATGCACCCCGTCTGCGCCGTTCTTGTCTCCTGCCCTGCCCTCGCACAGCTCGTCCGCCTTCTGCACAAGCCAAGGTCTCCACAGAGAGAAGCCCTGCTCTTAAAGTGAGGAGCTGGCTGCCACACAGCTCCAGTGGGTGTTTCTCCTGCAAAGAGCTGTTTACAGGCCCCTGGGTGCTTCAGCAACCTCCTGTCCTCCTCACGCACCCCTCTGCGAGGGACCCTTCCTCGCTTGCAATGCGTGGCTGTCAGCTGATCTTGAAAGAGAACAAATTTTCCGTGGCAAACTGAGCAACCTTGCATGGACCTGGTGGTTTGGATTCCTCTGCAAGGACGCTTTCTGCCATTAAACGAAGGTAGAACCAAGGCAGCTTTTTAGGAACGAGCACCGGCATGGCCAGCAGCCAGTGGGTAGAGGGAGACACAGCTGGCCTGGTGCACCgtatgctttccttttcttctagaCAGGTACTTGGCCACCAGCTCTAAGAGCCTGGTGAGGCCCAGAGGAGATGGCAGCTGCCTGCAAGCTGATGCGCTGTCGAGAGCAAATCTTTGTGCTGCTGGATGGGGCAAGTTGGGTCCAGTCTGTCCTGAGAAGTGAGGACGGATTCGGGACAAGCTGTGCCTCGCTGCCCAGGAAGGGAGGAAGCAAGGGTGTTCCCACCCAGACCTACTGCCCAGCCACAGCCCCTGGGGGAGCTGGAGGTCCTACCTGAGCCCGCTGCAGGTGCTGATGCTCGCTGCTGAGTCAGTGTATCCTTGCACATCACCCTGATAGAAGCAGTGATCCTGCCACCGAGAGAGAAGAGAGGTGTGAAGGTGGCCTGCGTCAGCTGGTGCCATCGCTGCACTCCGCAGAAGTGGGAAAATTGCTCTCAAAGACCCAGCCCCATACCTGGACGTCTGGCTTCTCCGTGATCTCAGTGCCGTTGGCCAAGTAGTGTGTCTCGGTGTAGTGGtgtcccagcagctccctgcaggggagggaaggggcgtCAGCAGTCCCCACCGCTGCACGGAGAGGATGGACAGCTCTGGGGATGAGGTTGGTCAGGCTCTCCATGACCCttcgggggggtggggggatggagggaggttGGCAAGGAGGGAAAACACGTGACATTTCGCTAGCGAGTATCTGGGCTGAGGCTTAGGTCGCCAGCGTGGTGACACCGGACCTTGGAGAAGTGATGTTCGTGGTAAGGGTGGGAAGAAAGCTTCCCCTGGCTACCCTGCCGTGTCCACCCCTACTCACGTgttcttctccagctgcaggaggtaGTCGCTGCCTTCAGCACGGATGCTGTAGAGGACACGGTCCGGGTAGGTGCTCTGCATGGAAGACAGCACGGAACCCACCATCACTGGGCGCAAGAGCCATAGAGGAGAGGGCCTCTTGGCCCTCACCCTGCCCAGAAAGGGGATGGGGTCTACACGCAtcctgctgcagggctgctgcgGGACAGGGAGCCTGGCTGCTCACCCTGAAGGCGTCCAGCAAAGACAGGAaaccagaagagaagaaagcaagcgTGAGGGCAATAATGCAAACAACCCGGCACATCCTGAGCTAAAGAACAGGTCACCAGCAAAGAGATGGAGTCAGCAAAGTCTGGTTTCCCGTGTCTGACACACGGCTGCAGATGGCCATGCCAGAAACTGAGGTTTCTTACTCATTAATAACAAAGCTCCTTTTTTGGGGCCTGAGGTCAGCACTGACTCATAGGCCAAACCACAAAGATCCCCGGTGCCCAAAAGCTCTCATCAGCAGACTTCCTTATCTCTGACTGGACTAACGTGCAACAGCACAGTTAGAGAATGGCCTTCTCTTGGTTCTCATCTGCTGCTGAGAGTAAAATTTAGTATTCCTGTGTACGGGATCCCCCAAgcatcatagaaccatagaacggtttgggtggaagggaccttaaagcccatccagttccaccccttgccctgggcagggacacctcccactggatcagtgtctccaaaccccatccaacctggccttggacatctccagggatggggcagccacagcttccctgggtaacctgttccagggcctctccactctcatggtgaagaaattccttttaatgtctagtctaactctgcccctctccaatttaaagccattacacCATCCTGGTGCTggcagaagggacctcaagacATGTCAAGTCCAACCTCAAGTCACCACGGCCAGGTCAGGGGGCTATGGGTCAGCCCAGACGAGCCGCGAACATCCAGTACATCCCTCCAGAAGAAGTGTTCCCCTCTGGGATATCTTGTGATCTCCATCTGCAGAGGCCAAGCCACAGACTTTCAGAGGTCCCACCCCACCAGGACCATTGAAAGAGATGATGATCCCTTGCATGTTGCCCCATATCAGGCTGCACCCTTGGCACCAGAAACGTCCTTGCTCACCACCGCAGCAGAGAGATCTCTCCTGAGGGCATCTCCTCAGCTCTGATGGGACGTCAGGGCAGAGAGGTGAGCAAAAGGCAAAGCCGGTGCCTCCCCACAGGGCCAGCATTCCTCCTGGATGAGGTGTGCGACCTCTCCCCGGGGAGGATGACAGCGCTTGCTGTCATATAACAGCTCagaggtcccagggagatgATTTGCAGCCTGGCAGGAGGTGGGGCTGAGCGGGAAGTCCTGCTGACTCAGTGCCAGTGAAAAGGCACCACCAGTCAGTTGGTTGCCCTCAGATCTACCCGGCTTGCATTTCCAATCTGGAGCAACGGGGCTGCCAGCCATGAAACATCCTCTCCTCATGCCAAGCAGGTGGAAACAAGCCTGCCGGCAGCCAGGCAGCCCCAACTGCAAGTGGGTGCACTCACAGGTTCCCAGCAAATTCTTCTCTTATGAACTGCGTCTCCTGCCTGACGTGGCGACCCCATCCTACGCCTGCTGACAAAGCCATCCTCTGTTATTGTTGGCAGCTGCACAAGAGGTCTTAAGAAATGTTGGGAGAGCACTCGGAAGGGGGTGCTGGGTCAGGGACCATCTCCTAGAGACAACCACAGAGCAAGTTAAAAAACTACATGTCCTAATTAAGCTTCTCTGAATCATCCCCTTCCCTATTAGCAAGGGCTTTGCAGGGGCTCCAGATGGGAAGGCTTGGAAAGCACAGGCAGCTCAaccctgccccagccctgctgaacCCTGCGACCGTGCTGAGCAAGCAAAACAGAGCTGTGGGCACAGAGAAGAGGGATCTCTTGCATCTGGTCTTATTAAGAGATCAGGATGGGATGCCATCATCCCACCCCAGGGTATTTCTTCCCTAGGGTGggaagggacatggtttagtgtttgataggaatggttggactcgatgatgcggtgggtctcttccaacctggttattctatgattctaatgggTCTCACTAGGACAGTGCAGATGGGGCTCATTGCGCCACACCATGCATCAGGGGAGCTGTGGCACacgagaagaggaaaagaaggttggTCACTGGGCCAACGTTGTCCCCCGCTCCTGCCCCACCTGGCCCCATCatgctctgcagcatcctgcTGCTTCCTGCAGAGCCCCAGGAGCTTGGCTGTCTCCACCCAGGCAAAGGACTCTTTGCATCAACTGGCTCTGGGAAGCAGTGGCGGAGATCGACAGGGATGTGTGAAAACTGGGGAAGAAGCCTGTAGCTTGTAACACCAGGTCCTACACGGGCTGGAAGTCACCCTCCCATTTAAATACTGTTCTTTGAAACGCTAGGGCGTGGGGATGAGAGGTGTCACCTCCATGATCAAGACCATGCAACTACAGATCTTCTTGAAGAcccttcttgctctttttttttttccctcggGTCCTTCCCATGAAGGTTTGCCACACCTTCCCAGGTTTGCCACACAAACTGGTGTGGCCCTGCTAAGGgtgggcaggaggagaagaACACGACCTGAGGGAAGGCTGGCACCCTAGGAGGTCCTGAGCTGCAGAACCCAGGTCTACACCCTGCCCGCAGGGCTGAACATTTTGAtttaagcaaaaccagagaggaACTGGTGTGCTTCAAACCTCACCAGACAGGTAAGACCAACCGCGTGTCCCCCAACTGCTCTGACCCCTTTGCACCAGGAACGAGCTCTTGCCCCGTGCCCGTCCCAGCCAACGACGATTCCTGCAAAAGCACAGGAGGAACTGGTGTATAAAACACCCACCCAGCTACCTGTCTCCACTTCAAACAGGGGCTTGATTGTGATCAAGCCTTGCTGAGAACCTCTTCCCCACCAAGGTGACTGGGAGAGCAAACCCGGCTTttctggaagaggaggaaaacggCTCAAACGGCAGGAGACCTCAACACGGGAGTTTTGGGAGGTCCAAGGACCACCCAATCCAAGACCAAATCCAGGTGCCACCTATGGTTGCCCCAAAGTACGCTGTTCACGGCAGTGTCTTCTCCTGTGCCATGGAAAGCAGGGGGACCCCAAGATGGGCGAGTTCCCTTCTGCAAGGGGGATCGGTGCAGAGCCACCCAGCGCTCCTGGCACAGATGGTGTCTGTAAATAGCCTGGGGAATGTTTATCGCGTGGACAAGTTTAGGTTTCTAGGGCAGAGAAAACAGATGCTTTCAGGAAGTGTTTTTGAAGCTAGTTTATCAGAAAGGGTTGGAATTTCAGATGAATGTGCCATATAAAGAGGACATAAACGTCCCCAGGCCCTCTATGTCATCAGGTGCTAAAAGTTGGTGGTTTTCAATCCTAGAAAACGGATCCATGTATTTGGCTGAATTTCCCTTTAAGGCAATGAGGAAAGTATCTTTGAGGTCAAGGCCATCATCCTACAGGCGTCAACCCTGAGCACTCAAAACTCCTGAGTCAAACCCCATTCCTCCCCTCAAATTACAACGTTTcccaagaaaaataacattggcTTTCTTCCAAGTGGGTTTCTGCAACCTTCTGATTCTTATTTCCCTGTcccaaaggatgaaaaaaaaaccccagtttcagcaaacacagcaagaaaagtGCTTACAGCTCAATGAGGCTTTGCAAATCCCTCCTTAAGCAAAGACACAGTCACAAGATCACAGCAAGGCTGCAAGAGCAGACTTCTAGGTAACGTCTCCACAGAAAGCAGACCCTCCTGCCCTTTGAGAATCCACCTTGGTGCCCATAGTTGCTATTTTGGCCCAGAACAGTCCAAGAAAGTTGATCTGATCAACTTCTTTGAGATCTCCACCTTCTGGGACAGAGacaatggaagaaaatgtgCACCAGGTGATTCTTCTGGCAGAGAGCTAAGGGTGGCCCAGATACAAGCCCAGTGACTGGACAAGGGGGTCCAGCTCTGAGCCCGTGGTGGGTCGAGGGGGTCTGGCTCCACAGCCAGCGGCGGGACAAGGGGTCTCTGCTGATTGCAACGCCCTCCCTGGCCCCCCGGCAAGGCAGTGAGGGTGGCCGTGACACTACTCACCGGTGGCACAGAGAGGTCCCTCTTCCTCCGGAGCACCAGCACCTCGCGTGGCGTCACCGTCTCGTACTCCTCAACGTGGGtgagctgctcctccagcctggcAGCGGCACCTGGGAAAAGCCAGAGCTTTGAGCCAGGACACCCAGATACTACGGAGTTGGGGGTAGAAGGAGAGGCCAACGTGAAGGTGCAGGGAAGGGCCAAAATCAGGAGTCCTTGCCGGGAACACGGTTccagcctcccccagccccggtGTCCCCAGGCTGCTCGGCGTCACTCAGGGGCGAGCAGGTCCCTTCGAGGCTGGAAAACCCAACTGAGGTCTTGGTGCACAAGTAAAATTGGAGGGTTTTCAGCTCTTTGTCTTGATGCCACAGTTTGTGACCGGGAGTCCAGCAGCCACCGGGGTTGCGTtttggagaatcatagaatcggagaatcatagaatcaccaggttggaagagacccaccggatcaccgagtccaaccattcctatcaaacactaaagcatgtccctcagcacatcgtccacccgtgccttaaacccctccagggaaggtgacttaaccccctccctgggcagcctctgccagtgcccaatgaccctttctgtgaaaatttttttcctaatgtccagcctaaacctcccctggtggagcttgaggccattccctcttgtcctgtcccctgtcacctgggagaagagcccagctccctcctctccacaacctcctttcaggtagttgtagagagcaatgaggtctcccctcagcctcctcttctccaggctaaacacccccagctctctcagccgctcctcat includes these proteins:
- the ADAM8 gene encoding disintegrin and metalloproteinase domain-containing protein 8, which codes for MAPRIPPLLLPLIPLLLLPPHGAAARLEEQLTHVEEYETVTPREVLVLRRKRDLSVPPSTYPDRVLYSIRAEGSDYLLQLEKNTELLGHHYTETHYLANGTEITEKPDVQDHCFYQGDVQGYTDSAASISTCSGLSGFFRVNGTTFLLEPLEEDAAGQHAVYRAAHLRGKRGTCPESSAILEYDHEPKNPAAMKLHRWKSLPLHRSLRYVELVLVVDNEEFRKHKDLRTVQNRMKEIVNHVDKLYQPLRLRVALIGLEVWSHKDKIVVSPNPEVMLDNFLHWREVELLQRKPHDNAQLITGVDFHGTTVGLAKKLVMCTRDSGGINQDHSVNPIGAASTMAHEMGHNLGMSHDEDVAGCRCPVPKADGGCVMAASVGLVYPKLFSRCSEQDMWQFLGDPRTSCLLNVPRTDELYGGPVCGNQFVERGEQCDCGTPEECSDRCCNATTCQLREGAECAQGDCCQDCKVKAAGVLCRASTNDCDLPEYCSGLSAECPEDVFQENGISCQNGNGYCYNGACPSHSEQCRALWGAEAQVAPDVCFKHNSEQHLHLHCLTEYGKQPCSPKDVKCGTLLCLSDSASPVLGGGSYSLFFGRFKCKAVIASSDANEVVAKLRLVPTGAKCGEEMVCYAGRCQTLLVYGDKNCSAKCNNHGVCNHKRECHCEPGWAAPYCEQKLSEMVAGSSSVVLAAVLAVLALSGVLLGSGVVLLRGRKMRHFQKGRTSSGPAAGLANPLFQEGGRTRPTPRQLSRRDIGHPSLLSSTAAPRDTRPLAPCRLAPQVKPKPPSKPLPALKSKVRAGGGSAGPAFPCPLPAPPSVPPKVALKPPSARR